The Streptomyces sp. NBC_00454 DNA segment GCTGGCCGTGGCCATGGACGCCCCCGGCACCGGGTACGAGGTCACCGGCCCGGACGGGGCCCGGCTGCTGTACCTGCCGCCGGGCGGGGCGCCGGCGGGAACCAACGGGACCAGCGCGCAGCGCCCGTACGACGTGGTCCTCGCGGACGTGCTCGGCCGCCCGGAGGCCCTGGCCCGGCTGCGGGCGAGCGGTGCGGTGGGCCCGGCGACGGACGTGATCGCGGTCCACCTGGACCACGACGCCCCGCCCGGCGCGGAGCTGGAGCGACGCTGCGCGGCCGTGGGCGCCCGGACGGTGGCGGACGGCACGACGGTGTCGACCGGCGAGTACCGGGCGCTGCCCCGGGTGCCGCGCCGGACCCTGGTCCTGGGCGGGGCCCGGTCGGGGAAGTCCTACGAGGCGGAGCGCCGGCTGACGGGCTTCCCCGAGGTCGTCTACGTGGCCACGGGCGGCACCCGGGAGGGCGACGCGGAGTGGGCGGCGCGGGTCGGCCTGCACCGGGAGCGGCGGCCTTCGTCCTGGCGGACGGTGGAGACCTGCGAGCTGGCTCCCCTCCTGGCCGAGGACGGGCCGCCGCTGCTGATCGACTGCCTGGCGCTGTGGCTGACGGACGCGATGGACCGGGCCCTGGCCTGGGACGACGCGGCCTGGGCCGGAGGCGGCCGCAAGGAGCTGGAGGAACGGACGGCCGAGCTGGTGGCGGCGGTCCGCGCGACCCGCCGCCCGGTGGTGCTCGTCAGCAACGAGGTCGGCTCCGGGGTGGTCCCCGCGACGGCTTCGGGGCGGCGGTTCCGGGACGAGCTGGGGCGGCTGAACGCGGGGGTCGCGGGCGAGTGCGAGCACGTGCTGCTGGTGGTGGCCGGCCAGCCGGTGGTCCTCAAGCAGTGACTCCCGCTCCACCGGAGCGGCGGGCCCGATCCGGGAAGCGCCGGCGGGGCTGAGTA contains these protein-coding regions:
- a CDS encoding bifunctional adenosylcobinamide kinase/adenosylcobinamide-phosphate guanylyltransferase; this translates as MELTLLGTGTPEGLPRPGCPCAACALSVGPRARAATSVLVDGALLLDLTPGAVLAGARAGHSLTGVRQVLLTHPHDGPAVELPPGLPAAGRVPDGRELAVISGHRVLAVAMDAPGTGYEVTGPDGARLLYLPPGGAPAGTNGTSAQRPYDVVLADVLGRPEALARLRASGAVGPATDVIAVHLDHDAPPGAELERRCAAVGARTVADGTTVSTGEYRALPRVPRRTLVLGGARSGKSYEAERRLTGFPEVVYVATGGTREGDAEWAARVGLHRERRPSSWRTVETCELAPLLAEDGPPLLIDCLALWLTDAMDRALAWDDAAWAGGGRKELEERTAELVAAVRATRRPVVLVSNEVGSGVVPATASGRRFRDELGRLNAGVAGECEHVLLVVAGQPVVLKQ